A genomic region of Friedmanniella luteola contains the following coding sequences:
- a CDS encoding FAD-binding oxidoreductase, which yields MNDFPATAADPDVPAIRPSLPESQPAIPQKFVELHGWGRAGSSMSHLAQIDSLADAVSALRTSGGRGVTPRGLGRSYGDAAQNAGGVTLDLTKLDKVLAVDAASEPATVTVQAGVSLDALMRTLLPFGLWVPVLPGTRQVTIGGAIAADVHGKNHHTQGSFGNHVLSLDLLTADGEVRTLTPTGSPGVDEGGRLFWATIGGMGLTGAIISATVAVQRTETAYFSVDTDRCSDIDDLMAKMTDGDDAYTYSVAWFDAVTRGKHMGRAVLTRGDKATLADLDPKKRRDPLKFVAPSFGTIPEVFPNRMVNRLTAKAFSEFWYRKAPAHRVGELQNITSFFHPLDIVAEWNRVYGPHGFLQYQFVVPFTEAEAFRRCFEMIVTSGHLSCLNVLKRFGPGNPSPLSFPMPGWTLTVDLPIEHGLDKLCDALDAEVVGAGGRVYLAKDSRLGADTFRAMYPRLDDFLAVRREVDPSGLFNSDLARRLHL from the coding sequence ATGAACGACTTCCCCGCGACGGCGGCCGACCCGGACGTGCCCGCGATCCGCCCCTCCCTGCCGGAGTCGCAGCCGGCCATCCCGCAGAAGTTCGTCGAGCTGCACGGCTGGGGCCGGGCCGGCTCGTCGATGTCGCACCTGGCGCAGATCGACTCCCTGGCCGACGCCGTGTCGGCCCTGCGCACCTCGGGCGGGCGGGGCGTCACCCCGCGCGGGCTGGGCCGCAGCTACGGCGACGCGGCCCAGAACGCGGGCGGCGTCACCCTCGACCTCACCAAGCTGGACAAGGTCCTCGCCGTCGACGCCGCCTCCGAGCCGGCGACGGTCACCGTCCAGGCCGGTGTCAGCCTCGACGCGCTGATGCGCACCCTGCTGCCCTTCGGCCTGTGGGTCCCGGTGCTGCCGGGCACCCGGCAGGTCACCATCGGCGGCGCGATCGCCGCCGACGTGCACGGCAAGAACCACCACACCCAGGGCAGCTTCGGCAACCACGTGCTCTCCCTCGACCTGCTGACCGCCGACGGCGAGGTGCGCACGCTGACCCCGACGGGAAGTCCCGGCGTCGACGAGGGCGGCCGGCTGTTCTGGGCCACCATCGGCGGGATGGGGCTGACGGGGGCGATCATCAGCGCCACCGTCGCGGTGCAGCGCACCGAGACCGCCTACTTCAGCGTCGACACCGACCGCTGCAGCGACATCGACGACCTGATGGCCAAGATGACCGACGGCGACGACGCCTACACCTACTCGGTGGCCTGGTTCGACGCCGTCACCCGCGGCAAGCACATGGGCCGCGCCGTGCTGACCCGCGGCGACAAGGCGACGCTCGCCGACCTCGACCCCAAGAAGCGGCGCGACCCGCTGAAGTTCGTCGCGCCGTCCTTCGGCACCATCCCCGAGGTCTTCCCCAACCGGATGGTCAACCGGCTCACCGCGAAGGCGTTCAGCGAGTTCTGGTACCGCAAGGCACCGGCCCACCGGGTGGGCGAGCTGCAGAACATCACGTCCTTCTTCCACCCGCTGGACATCGTCGCGGAGTGGAACCGGGTCTACGGACCGCACGGCTTCCTGCAGTACCAGTTCGTCGTGCCGTTCACCGAGGCCGAGGCGTTCCGCCGCTGCTTCGAGATGATCGTCACCTCCGGCCACCTCTCGTGCCTCAACGTGCTGAAGCGCTTCGGCCCGGGCAACCCGTCGCCGCTGTCCTTCCCGATGCCGGGCTGGACCCTGACCGTCGACCTGCCGATCGAGCACGGCCTCGACAAGCTGTGCGACGCCCTCGACGCCGAGGTCGTCGGCGCCGGCGGCCGGGTCTACCT
- a CDS encoding decaprenyl-phosphate phosphoribosyltransferase, whose amino-acid sequence MTTETQQLALRPSRVPAAVRAVRPRQWVKNVLVLTAPLAGGRILEPAVLRGCVLAFVSFCLISATVYLINDVRDVEEDRLHPRKRFRPIAAGELRPSTALLLAAVTGVLGFAVGFWTSGALGLTLAVYLVVQVLYSAFLKHLPVVDLAVVASGFLLRAIAGGVATETLLSQWFLLVAAFGSFFMIAGKRYSELKSVGADAGTRRSLTRYSESYLRFAWMLAAVMVLISYSLWAFENRGDGVLGLPWTAISIAPFTLGLLQYALEVDTGNAGEPEDVVLHDHVLQGIGLVWLVTISLAVFG is encoded by the coding sequence GTGACCACCGAGACCCAGCAGCTCGCCCTCCGACCCAGCCGGGTCCCCGCGGCGGTGCGGGCCGTCCGCCCCCGGCAGTGGGTCAAGAACGTGCTGGTCCTCACCGCCCCGCTGGCGGGCGGCCGCATCCTCGAGCCCGCCGTGCTGCGCGGCTGCGTGCTGGCCTTCGTCTCGTTCTGCCTGATCAGCGCGACCGTCTACCTGATCAACGACGTCCGCGACGTCGAGGAGGACCGGCTGCACCCGCGCAAGCGGTTCCGGCCGATCGCGGCGGGCGAGCTGCGCCCGTCGACCGCGCTGCTGCTGGCCGCGGTCACCGGGGTGCTCGGGTTCGCCGTCGGCTTCTGGACCTCCGGGGCGCTGGGCCTGACGCTGGCCGTCTACCTCGTCGTCCAGGTGCTGTACTCGGCGTTCCTCAAGCACCTGCCCGTCGTCGACCTGGCGGTGGTGGCCAGCGGCTTCCTGCTCCGCGCCATCGCGGGCGGGGTGGCCACCGAGACCCTGCTGAGCCAGTGGTTCCTGCTGGTCGCCGCCTTCGGCTCGTTCTTCATGATCGCCGGCAAGCGCTACTCCGAGCTCAAGTCGGTGGGGGCCGACGCCGGCACCCGTCGCAGCCTGACCCGCTACTCGGAGTCCTACCTGCGCTTCGCCTGGATGCTCGCCGCGGTGATGGTGCTGATCTCCTACAGCCTGTGGGCGTTCGAGAACCGGGGGGACGGCGTGCTGGGGCTACCCTGGACGGCCATCTCCATCGCGCCGTTCACCCTCGGCCTCCTGCAGTACGCGCTGGAGGTGGACACCGGGAACGCCGGTGAGCCCGAGGACGTCGTCCTGCACGACCACGTACTACAAGGAATCGGACTGGTGTGGCTCGTGACCATCTCCCTGGCGGTGTTCGGATGA